AATGATCAAAACTTACGAATTTTAGAAAAAGACTCAATATTTATCAAGAATATAAATAAAGCCTTCCAAACAAAAAATATAAAAGGAATGATTTCCTTCAAAGATGGAAGGATAAATCCTTTTTCTTTACTTCAAACATTAGATAAATATCTAAAACATAAAAAAATCAATTTTTCAGAAGGAGAAATAATAAAAATCAGAAAATCAAACAATCAATGGATTTCTACAACAAGAAACAATGAAAATATCAAATCTGATATGGTTATTTTGTGCAATTCACTAAAAGCAATTGATTTAATAGATAGCATATCCCACAACATCACATTAAAACCTGTCTTGGGTCAAGCTATGGAAATTGATGTAAATGATGCAGAAGTTGATTTATTATCGCTGCCAAAACAATTCAATATTAATGGTAAAAATATAATTCCAAAATCAAAAAATAAGCTAATTATTGGATCAACCGACGAATATAGTACTAAGCCAGAAGAAAATACTTTCGAAAAACTTACAAATTTTCTCGATAAAAAACCAAATTGGCTGATGAAAGGGAAGATTTCTAAAAAATGGTATGGAATAAGGTCAAGGCCGGAGGGTGAGCCTTCACCGATAATGAAAAATCTTGAAGATGGACTAATTATATGTACAGGTTTTTATAAAAATGGGATTTTACTTGCTCCAGCTTGTTCTAAATGGGTTGCTAATGAAATTAAAAACTACTTTTCCTAATCCTTCGATTCAGTAAAATCTGCATCAATTACATCATCTCCACCTTTATCCTTTGAATCAGTCTGATCAGGACCACCAGCCGAATCAGGCGTTGGAGGTTGATTACCTGGTTGCTGGTAAACAGATGAACCGACTGCATAGAGTTCTTGTTG
This region of Prochlorococcus sp. MIT 0604 genomic DNA includes:
- a CDS encoding FAD-dependent oxidoreductase, with the translated sequence MKSLKENFQKAHIVIIGSGIIGKFNALELSELGFQVTIIDPTELKNSSYAALGFLMGNMYQKRRGRSWVLRKQSIELWPQWITFLQKYNSEINIEKPLIQLTTNEEKFKKLEKFIYENNDQNLRILEKDSIFIKNINKAFQTKNIKGMISFKDGRINPFSLLQTLDKYLKHKKINFSEGEIIKIRKSNNQWISTTRNNENIKSDMVILCNSLKAIDLIDSISHNITLKPVLGQAMEIDVNDAEVDLLSLPKQFNINGKNIIPKSKNKLIIGSTDEYSTKPEENTFEKLTNFLDKKPNWLMKGKISKKWYGIRSRPEGEPSPIMKNLEDGLIICTGFYKNGILLAPACSKWVANEIKNYFS